CATGAATCATTTGACCTTGCGGGGCACCCACCGGGAGATGGGCTTTCAGTGGGGCGCCCGGCTGGCGGAGCGCGGCCTGCGCCTGCTGGACCATGTGCCCTTTCCCCTGGAGGCGGAGCGGCGGGCCTTTGCGGCTGCCTGCCACCCGGCGTATGCGCGCCATTTCCCCGCCGCCCTGGAGGAGCTGGAGGGGCTGGCGGCGGGGCAGAACTGCCGGCAGGAGGACTTGGAGACGGTCCTCTTCACCACCTACGCCCTGCCGCCCGCCTGCGGCTGTTCCTGCCTGGCGGTGTCCAACGGGAACGGGGTGTTCTTCGGACGGAACAGCGACTTTCTGACGGCGCTGGAGCCGGACTACACCCATGTGACATACGGATTTTCCGACAGGGCGATCCCCTTTACAGGGAACACCACCTCGTTTGTGCAGATGGAGGACGCCGTCAACGCCCGGGGACTGGCCATCGGGCTCACCTCTGTCTACACGCCCAGGCCCCGGCCGGGTCTGAACGCCGGCATGGTTCTGCGGCTGCTGGCAGAGACCTGCGCCGCCGTGCCGGAGGCCCTGGACCGCCTGCGGGCGCTGCCCCTGGCCTCCTGCCAGACGCTGACGCTGGCGGATGCCGCCGGGGACATTGCTGTGGCGGAGTGCAGCCCGGAGGGGATGCGGGTGGAGCGTCCCGGCCCGGCGGGACCCTTCGTCTGCGCCGCGAATCTCTTTCACTCGGATCTGGCGGTCCCGCTGCCGCCGGGGCTGGACTCCTGGCGGGCGGCGGAGCGGTACGACACGATGCGCCGGGTGCTGGAGCGGGAGGGGGAGACGCTGGCTCTTTCCG
This DNA window, taken from Dysosmobacter welbionis, encodes the following:
- a CDS encoding C45 family autoproteolytic acyltransferase/hydolase; translated protein: MNHLTLRGTHREMGFQWGARLAERGLRLLDHVPFPLEAERRAFAAACHPAYARHFPAALEELEGLAAGQNCRQEDLETVLFTTYALPPACGCSCLAVSNGNGVFFGRNSDFLTALEPDYTHVTYGFSDRAIPFTGNTTSFVQMEDAVNARGLAIGLTSVYTPRPRPGLNAGMVLRLLAETCAAVPEALDRLRALPLASCQTLTLADAAGDIAVAECSPEGMRVERPGPAGPFVCAANLFHSDLAVPLPPGLDSWRAAERYDTMRRVLEREGETLALSGVQALLAGRKGFLCQYDRAAGRDTVWSAACDLTRRRCLLAEGNPGRTAFREIPFPVERGDSRP